Part of the Methanolobus chelungpuianus genome is shown below.
AGCGCACAAGGTGTTTACATGACAGATCATTTAATCTCACGATCCTCATCCCACGAGACCGTGGTCCGGAAAGATGCGAAGTACGTGATGCAGAACTATGGCCGGCAGCCCCTGGTACTGGAAAGCGGCAGTGGCTGTATGGTCCGTGATATCGACGGCAACGAATACATTGACTGTGTCGCGGGCATCGCAGTGAACAATGTAGGGCACAGCCACCCCAAACTGGTGGAAGCGATAAAGAAGCAGGCAGAAAAGCTGATGCACGTTTCCAACATCTATTACACCGTTCCCCAGGCAGAACTTGCCGAAAAGCTCGTCCAGCTTACAGGCATGTCCCGCGTGTTCTTCTGTAACTCAGGGACTGAAGCAGTGGAGGCTGCAATGAAGCTTGCACGCGCCAAGACCGGGAAGACCGAATTCGTGGCGGTCGAGCATGCATTCCACGGGCGTACCATGGGCGCGCTATCGCTCACGTACAAGGAAATGTATCGTGCGCCCTTCAAGCCGCTTGTCCAGGAGGAGAAGTTCGTGCCCAGCAATGATGCACAGGCGGTTGCGGATGCTATCACTGGCAAGACCGCAGCGGTTATCGTGGAGCCTATCCAGGGTGAGGGC
Proteins encoded:
- a CDS encoding acetylornithine transaminase — its product is MTDHLISRSSSHETVVRKDAKYVMQNYGRQPLVLESGSGCMVRDIDGNEYIDCVAGIAVNNVGHSHPKLVEAIKKQAEKLMHVSNIYYTVPQAELAEKLVQLTGMSRVFFCNSGTEAVEAAMKLARAKTGKTEFVAVEHAFHGRTMGALSLTYKEMYRAPFKPLVQEEKFVPSNDAQAVADAITGKTAAVIVEPIQGEGGINIHSDAYLKEVRKICDDTGTLLIFDEVQTGFGRTGKWFCKEHSGVEPDIMTMAKAMAGGFPMGAIAAREGISFERGQHAATFGGNPLACAAALASIDIIEKEGLLGHATEMGNYFMNRLKKIPLEGVVDVRGRGLMIGVELDRKCADIVDFAMKKGVLLNCTSEKVLRIAPPLVITKEQIDSVVAVLEQA